The nucleotide sequence TATTCACAGAAAAAATAAAGCTAACGATTTCTTTTGATAATCTGATTTCGATTTCATTGTTGTTTTGCTCAAATTGGTATAACATAGCCCTAATTGAATTATTAATAATGTCAAGTTCttaattaagtaaataattAACGTTCCAAGaatgttgtattttttaaattatcttAAATGATCTTATATTTTTGACTTAATTAAAAGTTAAAAGAAATAATCCATGGGTGAGTGAAGTTCTTtcttaaaagtaaaaataaataatccaTGGGTGGGTGAAGTGAAGTTTatcaaaaaattaagaaaacaACTTTCGCAATAAACCAAatctttaataattttaaagatttttccTATATCAACTGATTTTCCATTTCGTTGATTGTGCAACATTTATTTTGCTTAAATGTTCTAATATTAAAATTGCAATATAATGACGATTTAAGCAAATGCAACCAGGGGATAAAGAATTCATTCAAAAAGGTCTTAACGCTAACCCAATTGATTAATATATTATGGTAGTACTGATTTTACGTGACAACGTGGGGTTCTGAGAACGCCATTGAGGGTGTCGCGGCCCACGCAATCACTTGGCCAAAAAGATGGTAATAAAAGAAGGGTGTCGCTGTATACGAAGGGACTCCCACAAATGTCTATATACAGTTATATTTCTGATAACGCTCGACGGCGGAAATACTGCACGCCAACGCCCGAGCAGCGCAGTCCTCGCTTTTCCAGACCACCAAGCCGCCATTCATTTCCACCAGCTGCAAAAGGCGAAAAAAGACGGCCGCAGACACAGATACAAGTCACAGTCGCAAACTCACAGATACACACTGTGGCAGCATTTTACGCATTCCAATCAGCCATGTGGGCGTCCGATTCCCCGCTGCAAAAAGTCCGACAGCGAAAAAATATCTCCACAAAGATATATGTACAACGTACTTACatgtataaaataaaatcttatGAATGAAAAGCTTCTGGGAAGCGTGGGCGGAGCGCTGGGCCAGCTTTTTGCGGGCTGAAAGCTCCGAAGCCACCTCTTCTCACCGAGTCTCAATAGCAATCGCATTATGCCAAGCGTCCAAGCCTCGGATACACACGGAATATTGATTGGACTTGGACGCAAAGTCTCCAAATGTGAAGTAACCTTGAAATGTGGGTGGCTCTTGGGCAGAAGTCGTTGTGGAGGTCGGGGTTCGGGGGTCGGGGGCCGTCGGAGTGTGAGATGTGTGGATTGCGGATTGTAAAGAGCTTGTGTGGGCTGAGCTTATAAAGTGCTGTTTAATTAATGAACTGCTCTTCGAAAGATTGGTTTCAGGAACCGgaaaattcaaatattttcttttcaaaGGTTTGGTCTAAAATAAAGGGTCGGTACAGTTGAAATACCTCAACTACCAGGTACCATTTTGACCATTTTGTAAATAAGcataccttcctatcagatgCGTTATTTGTTGGAAAGGCTTACCAATTTAGAAAAAAAGCGTCCGCTTTTGAAATCTTATTTCTTTAGCTCTTATGGTTTGTAAGATCCCGACGAATTAAATTGGATTGGAGACTGgccacgtagtgacgaagcgcaccaaAAGGTGACAACTATTTATAgacgcagaattgaaaatttCCAGTGAAGGTCCAACTTAccgagtgatacaccaatcgaaaggtatcacaaaaaataaaattattactTAACAAGTTCATAAAACTgagttattttttaattctcttttttttgtcgcatttaaaatcatttctcgtcacaaaagttgatatcagaacttttgtatgTTGAGGGTGCGACGTCACTATTTGCTTACCTCGTAAtgttggttttttttggggaccgtagaaaaaattataatttttatttaaaaaactcaacaaaattttaattttatttaactaaaaaaaaattttttaggatatatttttgattttttttaagcaGATCTTTGATAAGACTCATTTGTGATTTTTGTTCGAAAAAGTCCAAGATAAGAATTGttattgatttgaatttaaatgtttcaaaaataaaaattatttgggttttctatttttaaaaattaaaataagttTCTTCGGCTTATCGCAAAGTTTCAGTCGACCTGCTACAAATGACCCAGCTTTGTATAATaatagaaaaatttattttgacGAAAAATTCTCAATTTACTTactaattttatattttattgtaaTACATGAAGGTTAACTGGTGTATTTATACTTATGTGTATAAATTagatatttaataaatttagaTGCCACTTTCGCAGTTCTTTTACATGATTTGAACAAACTAACATGACTAGATAAAAGTCGACGGTAtattatgtttatttttggaCAGCAAGAATATTTGTCACGTTCGACATGTCGCGACCGACACCGCTCCAACCGATAAAAAGGTTGGGATGCATTTTCTTATTTTCGAGAAGTCAAATTTTAGATTAGCAAGAAAGTTTTTTGTGAAATGCAAGTTAGACTTAAAGTTCAGAAAGGTTATAGAAACAATTATAGTACTCCAGCAATGCAATTTGGTATACGTACAATGTACATTTTTCATAGTAAGTTTGCATGTACGTACACAAATTCGGTTTAAGCTTAAGACAAATTCTCTCTTTTAGATAACAAAATCTTCaatacaatatttttaaattatgatGAAAAAGTACGGACtataaatatgtttaatagcCGAAGgaaaagaataaaaaataaaacatgttTTCAAATTTAGCTGTCACACCGGTCCTAGCAACGATACTTTTATGCAAATATCGATAGTTAGTTATAAGTAGTATGACTGCATTTCAAAATAACCATATTTGTAGTGCATCAAATAACATTCTCTAAGTTTACTACCGTAAAAGATGTGTAATTCGTGTTTATTGTTATGAACTTACCAACATTTTTGATAATTCAATTCAAGACAACCCCTTTTTGACGGTAGCCAACCTTTTTTTGGGATTAAGTGCACTGCGCCTTTTTGGGCACACTGTTAAACAGCTGTTTTCTTTTCGGATTTGGCGACGTAAAAAACGTAAGCCACGGTAAGTCAGTAAAAAAGGGAGATGCAAGATCTGCTCTGTGAGAGTAAAAATACGCTCAGCTCGGTGGCcgctctgccggcgtcgctgtcgaAAAACCGAAATTCGAAGTTCCAATTCGTTCCGCAACAAAGTGCACAGCGCATTTGGGCACACTGTCAAACAGCTGTTTTCTTGGtcaaagaaagaaaagacCCTAAAAGATTAAATACAAAAGAAATTAAGTCTGCTCACTGTGAAAGTATTCGAGGAGCGTGCTCAGTACCAAGGCAAATAAACCAAGAAATCCCGGGCGATATGGAATCGGATACGCTGGATAAGGAGAGCGCTGCGGCGGCCCTGAAAAAGCTATCGCAAAGTGAAAGTCCCGAAAGTACGAAGAAATGGGTGCCGAATGTGGTCGAAGGGGAGGGGGAGGTGGAGGAGGCGCCGCCAACAAAGAGACAAAAGACTGCAGACGAAAAGGAGGAGAATCTGGAGGAAGACGCCGAGAGCGAGGACAGCGAAGATTTGGATGATGAAGCGGACGATGATGACGAGGAGGAGGTTCCCCTTCTAGTTCCCGCCCGGGGAATTCCACAAAGTATCGCCCAAAACAGTCTGAGGAAATTCCAGCGCATCCCCGTCTTTATCGTCGACTATCACAACGATGTACTGGAGTTCATCTACCGCTGCCTGGCCACCCGTCACCTTCCCCTGGCGAACAACACCATCGTCCACTTCGATTCCCATCCGGATCTGGTCATTCCCCGACATATAGCCGCCAGTGCGACGTACGAGAAGGAAACCATGCTCAACGAGCTGACCATCGAGAACTGGATCATGCCCACTCTATATGCAGGTGAGTGATCTTTGGGCGATTGGAGAGACGCATTTCTTATAAGACTCCCTAATTGTTTGAAAAGTTGATGTATACAGTTGCGGTCGAATTAAAAGTAGTGGGCCACATGAAATGATGCATCACTTTTCTTTACAGGTATATTAAAAGGAATTCAAAGCATTCAAAGTTCATTTCAATTCACTGCTCaacagaaaatataaaaacttaTATTTTTCTAACGTGACTTGTAAACTATTTTCATTTTCCCTTTCAAAAAGTAAGAAAACTACTATTTTTGGCCGCAGCTGTAAGTAATGTAGGATGACAACTAATTAGACCTACTGATTCTATTTTTCGATTCAAATGTAATAAGAACAATCATAATAAGAGCTATAAATAGTGATTCTAAATTTAGTTTCCCAGTCTCGGATAACTAATATTAACAATACGAGTAAAACAATATGGTATAAGCTAGAAATACCTTTATTTAGTAAAGCAAAATTTATACATTATTACCTATTTCAACCTATTTTATGCATTAAAAAGATTGCACGAATACTTCTATAGCCTGACAACTGTACCGTATTCTGAGCACctactattttttttataagtattctacatttaaatgtttttataaaaccACAACTGATCAAAATGTCTTACATTCGTTTAGGTCATTTCAACCGAGTGGTGTGGCTGAAGAACTCGTGGTGCCAGCAGCTGCCCAATGGCAGACACGACTTCAaagttggccaaaaggacGACCGCATTGGAGTAGACTGCCCACTCGACTACTTCATAGCCGATGGCAACTACTGTACTACCGAGGATCTCCAGGATCGGAAGAGCGTAGAGCTGCAGGTCCACGATGCAGACAACGAAAGCCTCAATCCCAACGACTTCTTAACGGACAGCGACTCCAAGGGATTTGTTTTGGATATAGACCTTGATTTCTTCAGCACCTCCAACCCATTCTTAGAGATCTACAAGGATGCTGATTGCTACAATCAGCTGAAGGAGATCTTCCATTTCGAAAGCGTGGAAAAGGTGAAAAAGTCTGGTACTGCTACTATAGCCGATTATTTGGCCACAGCGGACAAGAGGCAGGCTCAATTGGACGCCCTGAAGACGATCTTCTGGCACTTGGAGGAGGAGCGCAATTTCGAGGGACTGGACAAACCGGATGAGACTGTGGTTACTCCTGAAGTCTATGCTAGGATTGTAAAGCTTGCCGAACAGCTGCAGGAAAAGTATCCAGACGATGAAATCGACTGGCATTTGATATTCGATTCGGGTAGCACCACCGACAATAATGGCTTGCCCCATCACATCAGCACCTCCGAAGAATTGGAGACGTACTTTGCTAACTTCAAGAGATTTTTAGAACGACTACCATTTCCTCCAGTTGCGATTACGATGGCCCATTCTGCACAGGACGATTATTGTCCCCAGGATCAGGTGGCATTTATCGAGGAACGCGTTTTGCGGCTGCTACGGGAGGTTTTTGGCGATAGACTGCATGAGAAACCTATTCTGCACTATATGGACGATCCTTGGGATGTGATGAAGCTCTAAGCTGATAAATATCTAAGGGGTTTTCGCACCCGCCATCTCGAAATAGTTTTAGACTTTACAAAACTCGTTTGGGTGGAAAAAACCTATAATTAGGAGATCCCTGTAGCGATTTCTAACTAGAACTCAAAGATGAAAAATCCAATTACAAttataacaatattttttacttttaaatatacGCAACGTATTTATTACCAACAcctaaaatacattttatttatttaagaaagTGAAGCTCTGAAACTGAGACGGAGAAACCAAAAACTCTTCCCAAGAAAAAAACCACTTACAATAattattttgcaattatttattatattttaaagtaaatacTAAGTTTTTGATACAAATTCACTGACACGAGGAAAATCGTTGATTCGATGCCGGAGGTTGCCGGGAAATGCTTGAAATCtcaaatataaatttggtaAGGAGTAAACACCTGGCCTTTCTGGCGGTGGTTTGAGCAGGCCACCTCATTGAGGGCAGTCAACTCTTAATTGTCGGCCCCAATTCGTGGCCAAAATCAATAAGCCAATGGCCAGGCCAAACTGTCAGTAACGTTTTGTGGCTCAGTCGTTGTGGAAGGATTTTACAAATAAAATTGAGAAACAGTGAGTTTACTTAAACTAATTAAACACTTTTAGCTTTGATCAGTGGAAAATACTAAAGTTCACCTACTTTTCacgatacaaaataataacaggGTACGAATTCCTTCACAGCTCCTCCTTTTCGCCCTTGGGTTTTCCCTTTTTCGCTTTTTTCGCCTCTGGTGGGGCCAGTTGCTCCTTGAGACATTCTCTTTCTGCCTTTTTCTTGAGGACATGGTCCTCGCAGAGGTGCTTCTTCAGGGATTTCTCTTCCTGGTGCTTGAAGTACCAATCGCTGATGGTTTCCTCGTACTCCTCCAGCAAATTTTCGCACTGTGTCTTCATTTGGGTGACCTCCACTGGAGGCTTGTCCCACAGCTCGTAGGGTATTCCCAGATCCACTTTGACGCCCTTGTCCACAAGACCATGGAGGGTTTGGAAGGTCTGCGACATTCCCTTGGCGAATCTGGTGCTGTCAGAGCGTTCCTTATGGAGATTGTACTCCAGAACCCGCTCGCAAACGTTTTCCAGGGATTCCAGTAGTCGCAACTCGCTCCGGCGATATTCGGTGCGCTTCTTGGGCTTCACATCGTCCACCGAGTATCCTATCTCTATAACGTCGTGGGATTTTCCTGTTTCTCCAAGACGCGCCTCCAGTTCGGTAGCCAGGATTTTGCAGGCCTCGCACCGGTTTGCATAGCGAACTCCCTGTTCCTCTTCGGGGGAATCCCCCCTAGTGAACTGAAAGAGGACTACGAGTCCCAGGATAACAGGAAACCCTTTGAGGAGCATTTTGGCAGAGCGATAAATTcgaaaacaataataaatcTGACGTGGAAATGCCGGTCGCGATAAGAACAGTGCTAAAAAACACCCACCATTGAACAGTTGTGGCGGGCTAGCTTTTAAATCGCCAAAACGCGAATTTCTTAACAAAGGTACAAtcacatttttataatatcacACATCTTATAAATAATTCTAGTAGGTAATTtaatgttttatgtttttatttgtcCTCGTAATAATCTGTTGACGATCATGTTAccaatttaaaatacaataacataatatttttaacagtTTTTTTCAGTGTATAAAACAAGTTCCATAACCACTTTGTACAGCTTTATTGTAACCGAAgtattttaactttttttaatataattctATTAAAGTTCTAAATGCAAATGAAAAACAGTTGTTCTTACGTGACAGAACAGAATTAGTTGCAATTATAACAAAGTAACCCGATCGGAATATAAGGTAACAGATTGGGGTTTAACCCCTTGCTCTCTCTCTGATAATGGtcttttttatattatttttttagaaaaaggaatatcaaaatattgttatttaaAATGTCAGTAATTTTTTCGGTCGTTACATTAAACTTATTGAGAGTCACTTTTTTCAAACTCAGCCTGAAATATTGCGGGTATTTCCTTTACCATATCACTCGCTAGCAAGCTACGTCCTAACTTTTCAAATGCTGCTAGGTTTAACTTCTTCACAAAATAACTAGAGGCACAGGCAGCAATAAGGGCTGGATTTGGCTCATTTGATTGGAGAGACCAGTAGAAAAAGGTTGCCAAGGATCCGGAAAGCAAGTCGCCTTGGCCTCCGCATCTGCGACCTGATCCACCAAGTGGCATTGTGTGAACTTCGTTGGCTTGAGGAATATAAATTTTGTCATTGGCGCCTTTTTCGAGGATAACAACTCCATCGCCAAGCAGGGACATTTTTTGGCGAGCCGCATTGATTTCCTCCCCAAATAGTCTCCGGAACTCCATGACAtttggtgtgagtataacatTGCGCTGTCCACAAATCAAATCGTAGTTATCGTTAAGAAGAAACAGTCCATCGGCGTCAATAACAACTGGTTTTTTAACTTCTAAACAAAGCTTGAGTATGTTTGATGCTGTTTTTAGGATACCGGGTTCCCTACCCAATCCAGGGCCAATAACCTTAAAAGATTCCAAACTTAGAACTTACAAACAATGTAAGGATGTCATATATAAGTACTTACAATCACATGAAGCCGTTCCAACCAGGGGGTTATTTTCTCAACTGCGTCTGCGCAATCCAGTACAGGATGTACGATCAGATCAGGACTGTAGGACTTGATAATTGCTGATGCATTCGAATGGCAAAACACATGCGCCAAGTCAGCTCCAACTCTTAATGATGAAATTGCCGCAAAGTAGGGGGCACCGGTGTACTCCAAGGAACCACCGATTACGCCGATTCGTCCATACTGCCCCTTGTACTTGTTGTTGGACAGTTTGGGCACAACTGTTTTAAACAGTGCCAACAGTTTTGGTAGATGGACAGGTATTTCCGTAATTGCTGACATCCTACAAGTAGTAGTTACCGTTgttatttcttatttattattattaagacTAGTGATGAGCGATTTTTCTGGAGTGTGCTATCGTTCGCATTCATATTTTCCT is from Drosophila suzukii chromosome 3, CBGP_Dsuzu_IsoJpt1.0, whole genome shotgun sequence and encodes:
- the MESR6 gene encoding UPF0489 protein C5orf22 encodes the protein MESDTLDKESAAAALKKLSQSESPESTKKWVPNVVEGEGEVEEAPPTKRQKTADEKEENLEEDAESEDSEDLDDEADDDDEEEVPLLVPARGIPQSIAQNSLRKFQRIPVFIVDYHNDVLEFIYRCLATRHLPLANNTIVHFDSHPDLVIPRHIAASATYEKETMLNELTIENWIMPTLYAGHFNRVVWLKNSWCQQLPNGRHDFKVGQKDDRIGVDCPLDYFIADGNYCTTEDLQDRKSVELQVHDADNESLNPNDFLTDSDSKGFVLDIDLDFFSTSNPFLEIYKDADCYNQLKEIFHFESVEKVKKSGTATIADYLATADKRQAQLDALKTIFWHLEEERNFEGLDKPDETVVTPEVYARIVKLAEQLQEKYPDDEIDWHLIFDSGSTTDNNGLPHHISTSEELETYFANFKRFLERLPFPPVAITMAHSAQDDYCPQDQVAFIEERVLRLLREVFGDRLHEKPILHYMDDPWDVMKL
- the Naxd gene encoding ATP-dependent (S)-NAD(P)H-hydrate dehydratase, whose translation is MSAITEIPVHLPKLLALFKTVVPKLSNNKYKGQYGRIGVIGGSLEYTGAPYFAAISSLRVGADLAHVFCHSNASAIIKSYSPDLIVHPVLDCADAVEKITPWLERLHVIVIGPGLGREPGILKTASNILKLCLEVKKPVVIDADGLFLLNDNYDLICGQRNVILTPNVMEFRRLFGEEINAARQKMSLLGDGVVILEKGANDKIYIPQANEVHTMPLGGSGRRCGGQGDLLSGSLATFFYWSLQSNEPNPALIAACASSYFVKKLNLAAFEKLGRSLLASDMVKEIPAIFQAEFEKSDSQ
- the CNPYb gene encoding protein canopy homolog 4; translation: MLLKGFPVILGLVVLFQFTRGDSPEEEQGVRYANRCEACKILATELEARLGETGKSHDVIEIGYSVDDVKPKKRTEYRRSELRLLESLENVCERVLEYNLHKERSDSTRFAKGMSQTFQTLHGLVDKGVKVDLGIPYELWDKPPVEVTQMKTQCENLLEEYEETISDWYFKHQEEKSLKKHLCEDHVLKKKAERECLKEQLAPPEAKKAKKGKPKGEKEEL